In the Leptospiraceae bacterium genome, one interval contains:
- a CDS encoding lipase, with product MNKKIFITFGVLIGVILIYFTINWAMRNESGDKKKDKFSMNSDSKEDLNIFPLGRGNYDNQESLFGDNNSISYGEFIEKLKTGEINFVWEVWAMRGKCPENYGPEQCDNSILSYIDSHYQPPERDSMKNLFRSYFRYENEIRQMEINPNMSFEERYEILKKKRREILKNENADLIFGMEESKVEFMDAGKNFINTSRKMNGNDRVKNYETLKRKLYGSYYEAMVSREDKFDNFQTEILLREEELNKLNSQEKDSKIYNLQIKYFGKEVADKMQKAKEESLTEDNKIKDYEQKAQEFLSKNGSLSEKEKEEKLKDLRTQILGKEEGEAYVRRKAIEELDKSVKK from the coding sequence ATGAACAAAAAAATTTTCATCACTTTTGGCGTACTTATCGGTGTCATACTTATTTATTTTACGATTAATTGGGCGATGAGAAATGAATCTGGAGATAAAAAAAAGGATAAATTTTCCATGAATTCAGATAGTAAGGAAGATTTGAATATATTTCCTTTGGGAAGGGGAAATTACGATAACCAAGAAAGCCTATTTGGAGACAATAATTCAATTTCTTATGGTGAGTTTATCGAAAAATTAAAAACAGGAGAGATAAACTTTGTATGGGAAGTATGGGCAATGCGTGGAAAATGCCCTGAAAACTATGGACCTGAGCAATGCGACAACTCTATTTTATCCTACATTGATTCTCACTACCAGCCTCCTGAAAGAGATTCCATGAAAAATTTATTTCGAAGCTATTTTAGGTATGAAAATGAAATTCGCCAAATGGAAATAAACCCCAACATGAGCTTTGAGGAAAGATACGAAATTCTCAAGAAAAAAAGAAGAGAAATTCTCAAAAACGAAAATGCGGACTTGATTTTTGGAATGGAAGAATCCAAGGTTGAGTTTATGGATGCTGGTAAAAACTTTATCAATACTTCTAGAAAGATGAATGGAAATGATAGAGTAAAAAACTATGAAACCTTAAAAAGAAAATTGTACGGTAGCTATTACGAAGCTATGGTGTCGAGAGAAGATAAATTCGACAACTTTCAAACAGAAATTTTATTAAGAGAAGAAGAGCTAAATAAATTAAATTCTCAGGAAAAAGATTCTAAAATTTACAATTTGCAAATAAAGTATTTTGGAAAAGAAGTTGCAGACAAAATGCAAAAGGCAAAAGAAGAGTCACTCACAGAAGATAATAAGATCAAAGATTACGAACAAAAAGCCCAAGAATTTCTTTCTAAGAACGGAAGTCTATCGGAGAAAGAAAAAGAAGAAAAATTAAAAGATTTACGTACTCAAATTTTAGGGAAGGAAGAAGGAGAAGCATACGTTAGGCG